Part of the Deltaproteobacteria bacterium genome, CAAATGACCTTCGGGAAGCAGATTCGAAAAAAAGGGCGGTAGTTGAATTCGGGTTGGTTTAAAATCGGTAATCAGTCCACCGAAAGTATCTTTGAAGGAAAGGCTCAATACCGGCCGCGAGGGGTGGTTTAGGTAGGATTGATTGAAACTTAAAATGGTTTGTTCCCCTGGCAGAAACGTTAGCATGCCTATGGGCTCGCCATATAATAAAACATTCAACGAGCGAATCTCAGGCATATTAGTCCTCTTCATCCTCTTCATTATCCAAGGTGTAGGCGGGCTTGATTTCATCATTACCCTTAATCGTTGTTTGAGCAGCGATCAGGCTTTTTACTAAAGAAATTTTCTGCCTGGGAATAAGCATGACTTCTAAATCTAGCCCGCGGGCCATTTCCACAAAGCTAGTCAGTTTAAGATTCACCGAGCCTGCTTCAATTTTGGAAAGATGACTTTGTGGAATACCAAGTTTATCGGCCAGCTCTCTTTGGCTTAACCTCATGGCCTTACGTGCATTTCTGAGCATGACGATGAACGGTTGGATGGTTAATCGCATTAATATGTCCTAACATATAAATTTTAATATTAGATATATTACAGCATATCATTCCCGCTTTGTCTACCGCTTTTAAACAATCCTATTTCGCTTTTTCCCCTTCAAAAAGGCTTGGATGTTGAGAGCGATTTCGTTGATGAGGCGTTGGCGAGATTCTTGCGATGCCCAGGCGATGTGAGGTGTAAAGATGACTTTCGATTTTATTGCTTCGTTGAGAAGTGGTGAGTTGGTTGGGGGTGGTTCTTGGGCCATGACATCGCTGGCGTAACCGGCCAAGGTTCCGTTTTCTAGAGCCAAAGCGACATCGCTTTCGTTAACGAGAGGCCCTCGGCCTAGATTTAATAAGTAAGCGCAAGGTTTCATGAAGGCCAAGGTTTGAGCGTTGATGAGATGTTGGGTTTGTTGACTGAGCGCGCAATGCAAATTGATGTAGTCACTTTTTTTTAAGAGTTCTTTAAGTGAGCAACGCTTAGGTGATGCCGCATACTGGCGCCCAGGAATTTTGCCAATCAATATTTTCATGCCTAGCGCTTTGGCTAATTTAGCTACGCGACGACCAATGGTGCCATAGCCGATTAGCCCTAAGGTTTTGCCACTTAAATCACGATAGGGAAAATCAAGGTACGCAAAACGGGGGGAGTGGCTCCACTTTTGAGTGATGACACTTTCGTGGTGTTCGAAAAGTCGATGCGAAAAAGCCAATAAAAAAAGCAAAGCGTGTTCAACCACCGTCGTTGTGCTATAGCCGGCCACATTGCATACCGCAATGCCTTGAGCTTTGGCTGAATTTAAATCTACATTATTAACCCCGGTCGCTGTGATACAGATTAATTTTAAATTGGGGAGAAGGGGTAATTCTTTTTCTTTTAATGGGACTTTATTGCAGATCAGGATCGAAGCATCGCGTAGAGAAGGTGAAAGTTCTTCGACGTGAGATAATGATGTAGCATGGTAATCGCCTAACTGCTTCAAAGGCTGGGTGTTGATATCACCTAAATCAAGAGTATCGACATCTAAGAAGACGATCTTGGGTTTTTGCATAGTGCGGGTTGACATAGGCATTTACACATTAAAATGTTTTATTAATTGTTGAGTGATGGCCCCAACCTTTCCACTGCCGATTTTTTTCCCGTTGATGCGAGTGATAGGCATTATCTGTTTTAACGAACTGGTGATAAAGACTTCTTTGGCGTTAAACAGATCTTGTGTGGAGAAAAGTTTTTCGTGAATCGGCATTTTAAGCCTTTTACATAAAAGCATGACTTTATCACGAGTGACCCCTGCCAAAATTCCACTCGATAGGGGCGGGGTTAAGATGTGGTTTTTGTCATTGATGATAAAAAGATTAGAACTACTGCCTTCGACGGGATGGCCAGTCACATCCTTCATGAGAACATCCACAACTTTTTTATTTTTGGCGATCTTACGGGCAAAGTAGGGGCGGCCATAATTGAGCATTTTGACTTGGCTTAAATAATCATGGTGGATCCTTAAATTATCGACAAGGTAAGCTTTGGCACCATGGGTATAATATTTTTTAGGATAAAGTTGATGGGGTTTGGCGATAATGAAAAAATTAGTTTCTTGATAAAGGGCGTCGGCACCTAGGTCCCACCCCACGGGCGAAATCAGCAGTTTAACATAACCTTGCGTGAGGCCGTTGAGTTTGAGGGTTTGATAAATAGCCTTTTGAATAGCGGCGTTGTCAACATCGAGGGGGATCTTTAAAATTTTGAGCCCCTTTTTCAGTCGTTGTAGATGTTCCTTTAAGTAAAGTACCCTACCTTTAAAGCAGGCCAGCGTTTCAAAAAGGCCATAACCAAACAAATAGCCGTGGTCGAGCAAGAGGATGGTGACCTTACTCTCTTCAAGCCAGCAGCCATTATGATAGACGAGCATTTTTGTTTTCATCCTACTAAGGAGGACATAATCTACTATACATATGACATAGGATCATGAGCCGAGACAAGGAAGATGAGCAAAAAATTCGGAGGCGTAGCCTAAGCTACGTTGATGAATTTTTTGTGAAATCTGACGCAGTCGCAGGCCATGAGCCGAAGTCAGATGTGTAGTAGATTATGTCCTCCTTAGTAAAAGTAATTTCAAAAAATTTTTAGCTTTGTAAAGCGTTTCTTCATATTCACTAGCGGGATCAGAATCAGCTACAATACCACCCCCGCTATTAAAATAGAGCTGATTGTTTTTAAACAGTGCGGTGCGAATGGCCACATTAAAAGCGGCATTGCCTCTAAAGTCAATGTAGCCGATGGATCCAGTATAAATGCCCCGTGGGTTAGGTTCTAATTCTCGAATAATCTCCATGGCTTTGAGTTTAGGTGCGCCCGTGATCGAACCGGCTGGAGATGCCGATAAAAAGGCTTGTAGCGGGGTGATGTTGGAAGCAAGTGTTGCGGTCACGGTTGCAACTAAATGGTGAACATTCGAGAAAGTTTCGACCTTTTTTAACGAAGGCACCTTGACGCTTCCGGGCGTGCTTATTTTACCTAAGTCATTACGCATTAAATCTGTGATCATCAGAAGTTCGGCCGCATCTTTTTGGCTTTTAAAAAGTTCTGTTTTTAATTGAAGGTCTTGTTTTTTGGTTTGCCCACGGGGGCGAGTGCCTTTGATGGGGCGAGAAATGATTTCGCGGCCTTGGATTTTTAAAAAGCATTCGGGTGAATTTGATAAAATAATTTCAGTGCCTGTATTGATGAATGCCATGTAAGGGGCAGGCGACACCGTGCGTAGTTGGAGATAAAATTCGCCGATATTTTTTTGAAAAGGGATTTTAAATTGTTGAGAGAGGTTAACCTGATAGCAATCTCCACGGTGAATGCGATGAATGATTTCTTGAATGGTTTGTTGATAGGTTTTTCTAGAAAAGTTTGATCTTAAAGAAGATAGGGCGAATGGGTTTTTAACAGCGGTTACAGGTGAGATGAGTTTTTTAATTTTTTTTAACCACTGTTGTTTGAGCTTGGCATCTTTGTTTTGATAAAGGAGGTAAGATTTTTTTCGGGAGTGATCATAAACCCAGTAGAGGCGATGGCACACAAAATAGAATTTTGCTTCATAGGTAATAAAGCCTAAGGCCCCCCCTGCAAAAGGTAAGGGGAGTGGGTTGGCACCTGAGCTTAGGTGTTTTTCGAGCTTGGCCAATTTTTGCTTAGTATCAAAAATAATTTCGGGTTCAACACCTACGATGCTCAATTTGGCATGAGGATGTGCCATAGCGTCAGAATCAAGCCAGAAGCTATGAGGTTGGCAGGTGATGAGACTTGCTAGGGTTGCGGGCTTGGGCCAAGCCGTGCTTTCAAATTTCCAAGTCATGGTTAAAGACTTTTAATAATGCAATGGGCCGTGGCAGGGTTGGTGGCCACCGGGACGTTGTGAACATCGCAAATCCGAACCAGGGCATTGATGTCGGGGTCGTGTGGTTGGGCGGTTAAAGGATCACGAAAAAAGATTAAGATATCAACCTTGCCGGAGGCCACTAAAGAACCCACTTGCAGGTCGCCCCCCATG contains:
- a CDS encoding aminotransferase class IV family protein encodes the protein MLVYHNGCWLEESKVTILLLDHGYLFGYGLFETLACFKGRVLYLKEHLQRLKKGLKILKIPLDVDNAAIQKAIYQTLKLNGLTQGYVKLLISPVGWDLGADALYQETNFFIIAKPHQLYPKKYYTHGAKAYLVDNLRIHHDYLSQVKMLNYGRPYFARKIAKNKKVVDVLMKDVTGHPVEGSSSNLFIINDKNHILTPPLSSGILAGVTRDKVMLLCKRLKMPIHEKLFSTQDLFNAKEVFITSSLKQIMPITRINGKKIGSGKVGAITQQLIKHFNV
- a CDS encoding helix-turn-helix transcriptional regulator, yielding MRLTIQPFIVMLRNARKAMRLSQRELADKLGIPQSHLSKIEAGSVNLKLTSFVEMARGLDLEVMLIPRQKISLVKSLIAAQTTIKGNDEIKPAYTLDNEEDEED
- a CDS encoding methylglyoxal synthase, translated to MPKTKTLALIAHDAKKHELIAFANRHIKWLKKFKLVGTKTTAAFLTRETQLKIHPLLSGPMGGDLQVGSLVASGKVDILIFFRDPLTAQPHDPDINALVRICDVHNVPVATNPATAHCIIKSL
- a CDS encoding D-2-hydroxyacid dehydrogenase; translated protein: MQKPKIVFLDVDTLDLGDINTQPLKQLGDYHATSLSHVEELSPSLRDASILICNKVPLKEKELPLLPNLKLICITATGVNNVDLNSAKAQGIAVCNVAGYSTTTVVEHALLFLLAFSHRLFEHHESVITQKWSHSPRFAYLDFPYRDLSGKTLGLIGYGTIGRRVAKLAKALGMKILIGKIPGRQYAASPKRCSLKELLKKSDYINLHCALSQQTQHLINAQTLAFMKPCAYLLNLGRGPLVNESDVALALENGTLAGYASDVMAQEPPPTNSPLLNEAIKSKVIFTPHIAWASQESRQRLINEIALNIQAFLKGKKRNRIV
- the pabB gene encoding aminodeoxychorismate synthase component I; protein product: MTWKFESTAWPKPATLASLITCQPHSFWLDSDAMAHPHAKLSIVGVEPEIIFDTKQKLAKLEKHLSSGANPLPLPFAGGALGFITYEAKFYFVCHRLYWVYDHSRKKSYLLYQNKDAKLKQQWLKKIKKLISPVTAVKNPFALSSLRSNFSRKTYQQTIQEIIHRIHRGDCYQVNLSQQFKIPFQKNIGEFYLQLRTVSPAPYMAFINTGTEIILSNSPECFLKIQGREIISRPIKGTRPRGQTKKQDLQLKTELFKSQKDAAELLMITDLMRNDLGKISTPGSVKVPSLKKVETFSNVHHLVATVTATLASNITPLQAFLSASPAGSITGAPKLKAMEIIRELEPNPRGIYTGSIGYIDFRGNAAFNVAIRTALFKNNQLYFNSGGGIVADSDPASEYEETLYKAKNFLKLLLLRRT